The sequence ttaaaaaaaaaaaaaaatctgaatcttTCCAGATGAAGTAAGGGTCGGAATCTACAAGGACCTTTTCCACCCTGAACAACTGATCTCTGGGAAGGAGGATGCGGCGAACAACTACGCTCGAGGGCATTATACCACCGGGAAAGACATCATCGATAGAGTCATGGAGCGTGTTCGTAAAATGGTTGGTGATAGTGATctaaaacaatgtaaaaatgaTTAGTAACATAAACAATGAGACATAAATGCAACACCAAAAACTTGCAGATGTCATTTCTTCCCTAATCTTCATGcctttcagtgttttttgcTGTGACTGGATAAATATTTTTAGAAGTTGCACTCTCtcctttcttgctgtgagttaGGTGAGAAATCCAAAGCACACTAAAACCTTCTGGTCAGTATGATATCTGGTTTGTTTAATCTGAACACGTCATTAAACAGAACAATACAAGGTGTAATCTTTAAATGTGCTGGCAGATGAATCTTTTATTACCTTTAACAATCAGCAATTCTCTTATTTTTCCAGCATTCCTGCccttgtctgtctttgtctgtcatTAATCCACTTGCTGTAGCATCACTTGTAATGAAAAGACATGCAAGACATCAATCCTCTCACCTCTGCTCTGTCCTTGAAAGTAAATAAACACATGATGAAAAACATCCAGCTATTCATCTAACAGAGGCTGTCCTTCTGTCCTGGTCCTCAGACAGACCAGTGCACAGGCCTGCAGGGTTTCCTCATCTTCCACAGCTTCGGAGGTGGAACCGGCTCGGGCTTCACATCTCTGCTGATGGAGCAACTGTCTGTGGAGTATGGGAAAAAATCCAAGCTGGAGTTCTCTGTCTACCCAGCTCCCCACATGTCGACCGCCGTGGTGGAGCCGTACAACGCCATCctgaccacacacaccaccttaGAGCACTCCGACTGCGCCTTCATGGTGGACAACGAGGCCATCTATGACATCTGTCGCCGCAACATGGACATCGAGAGTCCAGGTTACATCAACCTCAACCGGCTAATCGGACAGATCGTGTCCTCCATCACGGCCTCCCTTCGTTTTGATGGAGCCCTCAATGTGGATCTGACCGAGTTCCAGACCAACTTGGTCCCATTTCCACGAATCCACTTCCCACTAGTTACCTACTCACCCATTATCTCTGCTGAGAAGGCCTACCATGAGCAGCTGACCGTGGCCGAGATCACGACCGCCTGCTttgaaccgaccaatcagatggTCAAGTGTGACCCTCGTCTGGGCAAGTACATGGCCTGCTGCATGCTCTACCGAGGCGATGTGGTTCCAAAGGACGTAAACGCCGCCATTGCACATCTGAAGACCAGACGCTCCATCcagtttgtggactggtgccctACTGGCTTCAAGGTGAGAACAGCAATATGGCTTGATCGTAATTCAATAATAATTAAACCTGATTGTTGACTTTGTCTCCACAGGTTGGCATTAACTACCAACCTCCCACTGCAGTTCCTGGTGGAGACCTGGCCAAAGTCCAGAGGGCTGTTTGCATGCTGAGCAACACCACCGCCATTGCCGAAGCCTGGTCTCGCCTCGACCACAAGTTCGACCTCATGTACGCCAAGCGTGCATTCGTCCATTGGTATGTGGGTGAGGGTATGGAGGAGGGGGAGTTTGCAGAAGCCAGAGAAGACCTGGCATGCCTCGAAAAGGATTACGAAGAGTTGGGTCAAACAACAACTGAGagtgaaaatgatgaagaagaatACTAAAACCTGAAGAGGTTTTGAGCAACGATTTATCGAGATGCTTTAAAGTCACTCCCGTGTAACTCTGGAGCTCCAGTGATGATTTGTCTGATTTGCATGATGTCATCTTCAGTTTAacaataaaatttgaaattttaattgtgtagggaaataaaagttttcttgTAACTTTCTGTGTGAAATTTCTTAGATGTGCAAGTAAGATGGTCTGGAGGTGAGTGATGAAATCATGCACAGTAACCACCATCACCCCATTTCCAGTGTGCCTCCCCTTCATATTGAATATATACGTGCAGAAAATAACATCAACATAATAGCTAGCCAACATAAGATGATGGTACAAGAGAATTTGTAGAGTGACCTCTGCCAAGGTCAAGCAGATTCCTCCAATCGGTCTTTCATCAAACCTTCCTTTTCTGGACAAATCTTGCTGACATTGCTCTGATTCCACGCCACACCTTTATCTAGATCTTTAACAAAGGACCTCAGACAAAGTTTCAAGTTTCCATCAGGTTGAGGAATCTTGCCaacatacaaacagacaaaaagaaattaagctGATTCTTGGCAGAAGCAACACTGATAAGGTCAAATATAATAGGCCAATCCAGGTCCAACCCTGGCATATTATTACTTCCTTGTTACGCAGAATGCAAAGGATCTCAATACCAGAGTACAAGtaaaaacttcaaaataaaactgtgacCCCATCATCACTGATTCCAGGGGTAATCCTCCTCATGAACACACCCattggatgatgtcatccagaggGATGTCGTCCCATTCATCTATCAGAGCTGCCTCATGTTGCCACTAACTCCAGAGGATGCTCAAACTGTCAAATGTACTTCAGTCGGGGCCTATCACTGGGCTAGTCCAGAAATATAACATCATTCTCCACCAAAAACTGGGCGTGCAACACAATCTCGATGATGGCGTCACATAATTGCAGCATCAGTGTTGGTTGTGGGCTCAAAGAACCTCATGTTGGAGACAATTTCCTATTGTTTTGGCATGTGGGGGCCTGTTATGGATGCCAGAGGTCTCCAACAGGAACCTGTTTCTGAGGCGCAGCAGGCAGATCTGTTGATACCTATTCCCGAGCTGTTATGTGTGGTTGACTGGGGTGtggcacaaaatgttttttaaaaaatgtagagAATCATCATAAAACCTCACCAttagaaaccaaaaaaaaaaagagaaatccttTGATATATGTTCACTTTGTGAAGCCcgtttattttctttctcagaTTATTGTGGTTCCCTGGACTGACTCATATGACTTTGAGCCTCTGGAGCAGCTGAAGGTTCCTTCTGGTCGTGGAGCATCAGACGTAAAACGTCCGCGAATGACCGACCAATCAAACTTCACGGACTCGCTGTTTAAACAATGAGTCCCGGTAGTCGTGAAGGTGTCACCTGAATGTATCCATCCGCGCTCAAGTGTAAACATAAAACAGTCTATAGAGCtgaattttttgtgtgtgtggattatAAATACGAGTTAAATAATGCATAAGACTGAGGGGCTTGACTTTTTTCCCCCGCTATGACACAATTAATGGTTGGTCATCGATCTGAGTGGAAAATATAAGCAATCATTTGATCTGATGTGATTACTACTAAGATTGTGGTCTGCAAAGGCGAGAACGCTGATCGTTCAGCCACATCATCGATCCTACTTTAGAAGCCACACTACTAAAATCACATTTGTATTATTTAGCATTAGGACATTGTGGTTTAAGGTCAAATCATCCATCACCGATATACCGAAGATCGATAAAAGACCATCTGATGTGggcaaaacaaaaagtttatTTACAGCATTATTCAGACAGCATATCAATTGTTTTACAGAAGCATAGGGTCATTAAAAGAACCCAAATGACAAGTAAATAAACGTAGATCAAATTGAGATACATctctaaaaacatgtaaaatataaacgcaaactaaatatatatgtatatatatatctacatacatatatgttcAAATACCCGATTTTAATCAATCGACAGTGAGTAAATCTGAGACGTATTGCAGCTTTAGGAGCCTCATGATCCACATCAGGtttggttatttattttattagtttcaCTTCTAGATTTCGGTTGTGCCACAACTGTTGCACATTTAGACACACCTGGAGGCCCAATTTCAGAACAGCTCAACATAACATGAGACTAAATCCACAACTACATTTAGCATTTACTAAGAATGACGGGCTGAGAAGGTCGAGACCGAGTTGCAAAGACGTGATGTCTTTTTATAAAAACTggatgcaataaaataaaactattgtCAACTAATTTATTGGGCCATAATACAGACAAAATTTGGTATTATAGCTCTGGCTACTCCTAAAGAAGTCGATGTAACGCCAAACATTGCAGAAACTCGCAAATAACAAACGCACTAATAAGAAATGTTTGGTGTCTAGTTTTTTGAGCGGACGTGCTCACTGCCTTGGAACATTCTCCTCACTGTGCATggatgtgtgagtgtttgtatgtgtaagcAGCCTCCTCTCGTGTTGATGACGACTGACTGCCACCGAGTCTGACGGTGATCAAAGGGGATCgagtccaaaaaaacaaaaaaaaccaccacGGGAAACGCGgtcatactttttctttttaaaacccGGTGACCTATCCTGTCCGAGCTAGGTCGCTCCGAAATGATGAACCAGCCTCGGCCGGACGAGTTCAAGCCTCCTCCGGAGTGCCCGGTCTTCGAGCCCAGCTGGGAAGAATTTGGTGATCCGTACGCTTTCATCAACAAGATCCGTCCTATAGCTGAAAAAACTGGCATTTGCAAAGTCCGCCCGCCTCAGGTGAGTGGAGTTAACGCCGATAAACGTTACGCCGTCACGGATGCTGAATTAGTCGGCTCGGATGGACCGAGCGCTGGGGATTTAAAGGGACTGTTCAACATGGCGGATTGACGGTTATGTTCATTCTTTGTGCTGCCACAGCTAGCTAGCTCTCATTTGCGGGGTTTTAAATCTCGCCAAGTTTGTGACGCTTTTGAGGTATTCCTGCGAAATTTTTAGTGGTTTAGTGCCATCAAAACAAAAGTGGGCTGTGTGTCGTGGTTGACCGTGTGTCAACAAAGCCTCATCGGTCCGGTGGTTGAGCCTCTTAGCTAGCGTGCTAACGCTAAAGCTACCTCTCCAACCAACCTGTCATAATTCAGCCTTGCCATTGGTGCTAATGCGGAATGAAGCCACTGCGAAGAAGATGATTGGATCTATTAAGTGTAATAACACAGACAGTACCTAATTATTATCCTTAAATGCTCCAAAAAGTCTTACATTCCACGTTAATTGTGGCTTATTTGGAAACGAGCATCACTATGCAGTTGGGTcactttgagtgtgtgtgtgtgtgtgtgtgtgtgtgtgtgtgtgtgtgtgtgtgtgtgtgtgtgtgtgtgtgtgtgtgtgtgtgtgtgtgtgtgtgtgtgtgtgtgtgtgtgtgtgtgtgatccctTCATGGTCAGTTTGTAAATTCCACGATTGTGTGTGTCCGGTCAGGTTAAGTGATTGTTCCCTTTTTAATGGAGTGACACAGAATTTGCCTCATGATTGGATCAAGGGGTACAAAGGACaatttaattctattttttccACAACTAACATGTTGCAACTTTTGCATTGTACCTTAACCCGACTTATTATTCAGTATTATAGTTGTATTGTACTCTCTAAGTGTTTTGATGATGAGCCACTATTCTTGGATGAGCCTGCTTTGTAGGGTGTTGTCCTCCATGTTGGCTTTGTGGTAAGCTGGGCTAGTGACTGAGTCTTCCATCTGGCCATTTTGTGTTTCAGTGGGGGGATGATGGCTACTGACTTATAAGAAGAACTTGGTCCTTGTTTGTGTGAAAGGTTATTGTAATGGTGTTTGCTAGGCAATGTGTACTACTATTGACTTAAATATTCATTGGTGTTTTGAGGTAAAAACTGAAAAGGATCACTGTGTTCTTGCAGCAAGAGTAggccttgttttttttccctgtttataATTTACATACACATCGGTTTAACGCTGCAAGCGTAAAgttctatgattttttttttgtatgtttgttttcagttaagtagattttccattaaaaatatGATTAGTTGTCAAATGTGGGTCCATGCTTTCAAAAACAGTTGTCACAAGAGGGCacattgaaagaaagaaaaaaaacaccagatgGCCTCAATGTTATGAAATTTAAACAGttctgaatcttttttttttttttttaaatacaagcaGATTGTTAAGTTAACATTCAACTGctaatgtctgtgtttttgtcgtGTTTCAGGGTTGGCATCCTCCGTTTGCTTGTGACATTGACAAACTTCACTTTGTTCCTCGGATTCAGAGGCTCAATGAGTTGGAGGTGAGTCTTGTTCATCAAAGTGTACCAGTGATTGTATCACCATATTAAATCTGAAATTTTACATTCATTGTCATCATTTTACCTTGTTTGTGTAATGATTGGTTCACGTAGGAAAACAATGCATTAATAGCAATGTTGTCCCTTTTTATTATCAGAGGGTAATATCAAGGGACAACATTGCTATTAATGCCTTGTTGGTGGTGTTACATAACAGAGCATAAACTACTTATTAAAGCAACAAATTACCACTCATAATCGTTACTTATTTctaatgttattattatcagaTGTAAGACTTAACTGTGTAGTTATTTACATGGTTTAGACAGTTTAACACACTACACTGTATTCTTGGATATAAAACAGTTAAGATGGTTTTGGATTAAATCATTTTCACCAGCaggttttacagttttattggAATGCTTTGGATTCCGTGTTTCGGTTGATTTTCTTGCATTAAATTTCTCTGAAGCTCATCATTTTTGCGTTTTACATGTTATTCCAGGCGCAGACCAGAGTCAAACTCAACTTTTTGGACCAGATTGCCAAATTTTGGGATTTGCAGGGATGTGCCCTGAAGATTCCTCACGTGGAACGGAAGATTTTGGATTTGTACAAGCTCAATAAGGTTTGAAGATTGACATTCATGCTCGTTATTTTACGCTATCAAACGGTTCGGACTATTAATGCCACTCCTATCGTTTCAGCTGGTAGCAGATGAGGGTGGCTTTGACATTGTCTGTCAGGACAGAAGATGGACCAAGATTGCACTACAAATGGGCTTCGCCCCGGGCAAAGCTGTCGGCTCCCACTTGCGAGGCCATTATGAGAAGATTCTCTATCCCTACAATCTGTTTCA is a genomic window of Antennarius striatus isolate MH-2024 chromosome 2, ASM4005453v1, whole genome shotgun sequence containing:
- the tuba5 gene encoding tubulin alpha 5, with translation MRECISIHVGQAGVQIGNACWELFCLEHGIGPDGVSLDRPAEPNSRDDAFNTFFNTGNSGHHVPRAIYVDLEPTVVDEVRVGIYKDLFHPEQLISGKEDAANNYARGHYTTGKDIIDRVMERVRKMTDQCTGLQGFLIFHSFGGGTGSGFTSLLMEQLSVEYGKKSKLEFSVYPAPHMSTAVVEPYNAILTTHTTLEHSDCAFMVDNEAIYDICRRNMDIESPGYINLNRLIGQIVSSITASLRFDGALNVDLTEFQTNLVPFPRIHFPLVTYSPIISAEKAYHEQLTVAEITTACFEPTNQMVKCDPRLGKYMACCMLYRGDVVPKDVNAAIAHLKTRRSIQFVDWCPTGFKVGINYQPPTAVPGGDLAKVQRAVCMLSNTTAIAEAWSRLDHKFDLMYAKRAFVHWYVGEGMEEGEFAEAREDLACLEKDYEELGQTTTESENDEEEY